Within the Negativicutes bacterium genome, the region ATCCAACAAGCGAATCAGTGCCGCGGCTGTCAATGCGCCGGGAGCTATGGTTTTGATTCCGAATTCCTGATAAACCTCAGCAAACTCCAATTCGTTTAGTTTCGCAATCACTTGTTCTATGCGGAAAATTTCTTTTGCCATCTGAGCAATCATTAAATTCGCCGTATCACTGTCGGTGGAAGCCAAAACAAAAGTGGCTTGTTCCATTCCGATCTCACGCAGTAGATCGAGGTCGGTGCCATCGCCAACCGCCGTTGCTCCGCTATAGGTCGGCGCTAATTTCAGCAACGATCTTGCTTCCCGATCCAAAACCAAAACTCTTCTTCCCCTTTCTGCTAAAGCGTTGGCAAAGCAGGCTCCCAGACAACCGCAGCCGACGATAATCGTGAAATCTTGTTTGGTTATTTTTACTCCCTGGTTTCTCAATCCGGTTCACCTTGCCTTTTTAAAACATGGCCAATACCATGCTCATCATATTCAATTTTGTAAGGATCTCTGGTTTCTGCTGCCATACAATCCCCTTCATCAATCAGATAAGGTCCGCGCAGAATCAAACTGCTGTAATGCTCTAAATTCAGCCTAGCCGGCAGATAGGTAGGGTCGAGCGCCCAGGCCGCCCGGAAATGCTTCATCGCTGCGGGATGGTTATTCTGATATTCCAATAGCACTCCCATCAGGTTATGCGGAACGGGAGAATGCGGATATTCTGCCATGGCGGAACGAAGCAGGCGTTCGCAGGCTGTATAATTCAGCCTTTCGCTCAAATCACGAAAGGAATCACACAGAACTTTCCGATTCCGCCTTTCTTCATCCTCATACTCGTTTTCCATTTTTCTTGCCTCCAAATATCTTATCTCAGAAAAAGCGCTTACATACGCCGTTTGCGGCTTTCCGATACGCTTGTTTGTTAACATAATAGTAACAAATTTGCTGTGAGAATGGTGTGAGAGTGGTGTTTTTATTGTGAGGATGCTGTGGGAATTTGGCTTTGTACAGAACAAAACCGCTTTGAATTTGCACTCAAAGCGGTTTTCCGTTGATTCTCATTCAGACACCAGCCTGTAACCGACACCGACTTCTGTCATAATATAGCGTGGTTTGGCCGGATCGGTTTCGATTTTTCTTCTCAACCCCGCCATCAGCGTTCTTAAAGCCTGCGTATCGCTGCCATATTCTGGTCCCCAAATTTCCTTGATAATAAAACCGGTCGTTAAGACTTTTCCGGCGTTTTTAAAGAATAATGCTAAAAGATTATATTCCATTGGGGTGGTATGCATCTCAATTTCCTTTAAAAATACCAAATGTTTGTCCAATTCGATGCGCAAGTCGCCAATTTGATAACAGTTGCGCGGTTGGTTCTTATTTTGCTGATATAAATGACGCAAAGCGACCCGAATACGAGCCAAGAGTTCGGTTGCAGAAAAAGGTTTTGTTAAATAATCATCCGCCCCCAGATCAAGTGCGGCGGCTTTTTCTTTATCCTGATCCCGCGCTGAGATCACAATAATCGGTATTTCAGACCATTCACGTAATTTTTTTATCACCTCCATGCCGTCAAAGTCAGGCAAACCAAGGTCGAGCAGCATCAAGTCTACCGGTTCGGAAATGAGAATACTCAAGGCTCCCTGCGCGGTGTGTTCACTGAAATAGTGATAACCTTCACTGTGCAGCGCATAGCAGATAAAATTGCGGATCTGGGTGTCGTCTTCCACTACAAGAATTCTTGCTCCTAAATCATCCATCTTGATTGACCTCCAGCGGTAAAGAAAAAATAAATTCCGCTCCGATTCCGTCAGAACGGTTATGAACTTCAATCGTTCCTCCATGTGCTTTGACAATCGCATCGCAAATGGAGAGACCTAAGCCAATTCCATGCTGCCCATCCGCCTGTTTTGTTTGTGAAATGTAAAACATCTGAAAAACATAAGGCAAATCGCTGGGCGCAATCCCTTCGCCGCGGTCCGCCACGGAAAATACTGCTTCTTTAGCGGCGCTATTCTGAAAAACCGTGATCTGGATTTCGTTCCCTTTTGCCGTGTGTTTTACGGCATTATCCAATAAATTGATCAAAACCTGTTCGATTAATTTCGCATCCATGGGAACAAGTAAAAGTTCCTCCGGAATTTTTACGGTTATTTCATATTCCGGAGCATGCTGCTTAATATGCTGTACCGCTGCTCCTATCACTTCCTCGACAGCCTCAAGCTGTTTTTTCAGAATCAATTTGCCTTCCTGTAAACGAGTAAGGCTCAGGATGTTTTCCACCAAAGAATACAGCCAATCCGCATCATTATAAATCACTTTCGCCAAATTATGCCGGGGATCGTTTGCGTTCGACATATCCATCAACATTTCGGCGGTACCCATGATCCCCGAAAGCGGAGTGCGTAAATCATGAGAAATCGCTCTCAGCAAATTGCCGCGGTAGCGTTCCTGGACCGTCTCTTCTCTGTATTTCTGCTTCTGCTGCGCCGAACGATACCGATCCATAGCCAAAGCGATACTTTCTGTCATGGAGCGAAGTAAGCGTGTCTGCGCTTCCGTCAGATCTGTCGCCCGTTTTTCAGGAATACGGATCAAACCAAGTACAGTATCCCGGCCAAAGATCAACCAATCATGAAATTCCTTACCGCTGACATTATCTGTCTGCAGCCCTTCGATTCGGTGCCTCAAATCTTCCGGGTCGGCAACCTCGCGGTCGATATGTTCGTCTTGAGAAATCTGCTGTACGAATTTCTTCTCCGGCAGACCATTTTCATCAAAGCACAGACAACCTGCCTGACACTGCATGACATCGCTGATGATTTTCACGGCGATTTCAGCAATCTCATGCATATTTTCCGCATCCGTCAAATGGTCTGTGAGCAGGTAAAGCGCTTTTGTTTCTGCTTCTTTTTCGTTTGCTTTGATTGCGCTTTGCTTTACATGAGATGTCAAGGCACTGGTAATTATTGCCGTGATAATAAAAACAGTAAAAGTAATCAGGTAGTTCGGATCGTAAACGGCTAAGGTAAAATAAGGGGCCGTGAAGAAATAATTGAAAGCAAAGGTTGCGATGATTGCCGCCAAAATACCAGAGGCATAACCGCTGGTTTGACGTGCTGTCAATAAAACCGCCAGCAGATAAACCATAATGATATTCGTTTCCGAAAAATGGATATAGCGAAACAAATAACCGACCAGGGAAGCCAGGGTCAGATAGGCACCAATATAAAGCACATTGCTGAAATCTTGATAATTTTTCTGCTGCGCAGCCATACAATCGCCCTCATCCTGCCATAAGAATCACCGCTGGAAAAAACCGGACTTTCTGTCCGCCGTTTATTTTCTGGATTAACCTGATTATATTCTCATATCGGCGCAGCGTCAATTGGTATTTCCTCTTTGCTGCCATTGCGCGCAATCACGTTTGGGGCAAGCGATTCCTGCTTGAGACAATCCACTGATTCAGATCAGGAGAGCGGCAAAATAGTCGGCTGATGTGCCTTCCGGGCACGGCATGCACTTGCTTTGCTGAAAATTGGCTCAGAAACAATGCCCCTTCAGCTGTAAGATAGCGGAAAAAATTATTTCAATGTCAATATCAATGTCTTTCTCAGTATAAATGGGAAAAAATTAGTAAACAGCTCAGTAATCAATACTTAAGAATTTTTTAATTTTATGAAAATTGATTTATCTTGTAGCATTCTATAAAAATAAAATTAAGAGCAACGCTTAATATTTATTAAATATTTGTATTTTATAATAATCAGCATTCTTCATTTTATTCTGTATAAATATTTTCGTGTTGAACGCTGTTGTTTTCCGGTTCAATTGACATTTAATTGAAGTATTGCTATACTGCGTATTAATAGGAGGTGACGAATCTATGAAAATAATATGAACGCACTTCACGATCGGCTCTGCCTGATAAAATCGGCAAATTCGAGGCCGGAACGCGGTTTCTATCCTTATTTTTAGAAAGTAGGTGAATCATAAGTGGCTGCTTTAAAAACCTCAATCAAAGCAATTTTCGGTTCATGGCTGAACACTGATCCTTCCAACAACTTAGGCCTGACAACTTTCATTTTTTTTATTGTTTTTTCCGTCTTACTCGCAATCATGATCAGGAAAGCCCAAAGTAATGAAGCGATGCCGAAATTGCGTCGGGTAGCCGGTCTGGATGCTATCGACGAAGCAATCGGCCGGGCCACGGAAATGGGTAAACCGGTACTCTATAACCTGGGTATGAATAGTTTCTCCGCTCCTACCTTTGCCTCTCTTGCTGTATTGGGGTATGTTGCCAAACGGATCGTACGCTATGACACACGAATCATTACGGTCATGCGCTATGCGGTCGTCTTGCCGGTGGCGGAAGAAGTTGTTCGGCAAGCTTATATCGAAGGTGGTAAGCCGGATATGTTTCGGCAGGACGATGTGCGTTTCTTATCCGAAGAGCAATTTGCTTATGCTACCGGTACTGTTGGTATTATTCAGCGGGATCTGGTTGCTGCCAATATCATGGTCGGAAACTTTCTGGCGGAATCTCTCATTTTTGCCGAAGCCGGTACGCAAATTGGGGCGATCCAAATAGCCGCCACCAGCAACAACGTACAGACTCCTTTCTTTATTGCGGCCTGCGATTATACTCTGCTTGCGGAGGAACTCTATGTAGCCAGCGCCTATCTATCCCAGGACCGCGTGAAAACCGCAACTTTACTGGTGCAGGATTATATCAAGCGCGGATTGGTGATCATTATCATACTTGGTATTCTGTTCTCCAGCTTTGGCAGCAGGCTGATCAACGAT harbors:
- a CDS encoding NAD-binding protein, translated to MRNQGVKITKQDFTIIVGCGCLGACFANALAERGRRVLVLDREARSLLKLAPTYSGATAVGDGTDLDLLREIGMEQATFVLASTDSDTANLMIAQMAKEIFRIEQVIAKLNELEFAEVYQEFGIKTIAPGALTAAALIRLLDDPEKERVIE
- a CDS encoding response regulator transcription factor, yielding MDDLGARILVVEDDTQIRNFICYALHSEGYHYFSEHTAQGALSILISEPVDLMLLDLGLPDFDGMEVIKKLREWSEIPIIVISARDQDKEKAAALDLGADDYLTKPFSATELLARIRVALRHLYQQNKNQPRNCYQIGDLRIELDKHLVFLKEIEMHTTPMEYNLLALFFKNAGKVLTTGFIIKEIWGPEYGSDTQALRTLMAGLRRKIETDPAKPRYIMTEVGVGYRLVSE
- a CDS encoding DUF4118 domain-containing protein, whose product is MAAQQKNYQDFSNVLYIGAYLTLASLVGYLFRYIHFSETNIIMVYLLAVLLTARQTSGYASGILAAIIATFAFNYFFTAPYFTLAVYDPNYLITFTVFIITAIITSALTSHVKQSAIKANEKEAETKALYLLTDHLTDAENMHEIAEIAVKIISDVMQCQAGCLCFDENGLPEKKFVQQISQDEHIDREVADPEDLRHRIEGLQTDNVSGKEFHDWLIFGRDTVLGLIRIPEKRATDLTEAQTRLLRSMTESIALAMDRYRSAQQKQKYREETVQERYRGNLLRAISHDLRTPLSGIMGTAEMLMDMSNANDPRHNLAKVIYNDADWLYSLVENILSLTRLQEGKLILKKQLEAVEEVIGAAVQHIKQHAPEYEITVKIPEELLLVPMDAKLIEQVLINLLDNAVKHTAKGNEIQITVFQNSAAKEAVFSVADRGEGIAPSDLPYVFQMFYISQTKQADGQHGIGLGLSICDAIVKAHGGTIEVHNRSDGIGAEFIFSLPLEVNQDG